In Bacteriovorax sp. Seq25_V, the genomic window CTAGCAGATGCTGGAAATTAGAAATATTAATAAAGGCTTTCAAAACGATACCTATACTCCAATTTTACAAGGGGCTTCTCTTCACATCGGTTCCGGTCAAAAGGTTGCCATTCTTGGTAAGTCGGGAAGTGGAAAGAGCACTCTTCTAACGTTAATTTCTGGAATCGCGCTTCCTGAAAGCGGTAATATTCTCATTGATGGAGAAGATATCACTACTCTTGGAGAAGATGCTCGAGCGAAGTTTAGATCTCATCACATCTCTATCATTTTTCAAGACTACAAGCTTATTGATCACCTCAATGCCCTTGAGAATGTCGCTCTTCCTCTTAGACTTAATAATATCTCCGATTACGAGGCTCAGGCGAAGCTGATGCTTGATAAGGTTGGTCTTGGGGAGAGAGTTCATTCATTTCCAGAAACTCTAAGTGGTGGCGAGAGGCAGCGAGTAGCAATTGCAAGAGCGCTGGCCCTAAACTCTAAGGTTATCTTAGCTGATGAGCCTAATGCAAATCTTGATATTGAAACTGGGCACGAAGTTATGGGGTTATTATTTGATCTTGTTAAGGAATTTGATCGAACTCTAATCTTAGTTACTCACGACCGTGATCTTGCTCTTAAGTGTGATACGACATACTCACTCTCTAAAGGTCTATTGGAGAAGATGCCTTGATCTTTAGATACTCATTTTCTTTATTAAAGAAGAATTTTCTTATTACATGTCTGATGGTGATGAATCTCTTCATTGGCGTCTTAATGCCAATTGGACTTTATTCTTACAAGAATACTATCAATGATATTTTTCAAAAAGGTGGTCAGGGCATCATTGGTGGGGATTTGAAGATTTCATCTCGTATCAAGCCCCGTGATGAAAGCCTCAAGGGGATCGATGAATTTCTTGGGGATGAGATTGTCTCAAAATCTGAGTTAAAGAGTTTGTTCTCCATGGGAAGTGCTAACGACAAGATTGGGATGTTAAATCTTGTTACAGTGAAAGGGGAGTTTCCTTATTACGGAACCATTAAGACGAAAAATGGGACATCGCTTACAGATCTCTCTGATTTTGAACTGCTTGTAAAGCCTGAAGTGTTATTGAAGTTTGGCGTCGCTATTGGGAATACGATTGATATCAGTGGTTATAAATTTAAGATCGTCGATACAATCACTAAAGATGTGAACGAGGGAATGCAGATCGCACAGATGGCCCCTAAAGTTTATGTCAGTGAAAAGTCTGTTATGGATGCTGGGCTGATCTCTGAAGGAAGTACAATCTTTTATTCATATATTTATAAACTTAAGCAAGAGCTCATTCGTGATCGATACGTTGCCCTGAAAGATAAAATACTTGATACGAATATCCGCTTCACTCGTGCCGCTGGTGCGAATGATATGTTTTCGAGATCACTCAATATCGTCTTTGATTTTTCTCAAATTATTTTTTTATGCGGGATACTAATCAGTGTGAGTGCTTTTGCATTTATTTACCGTTATTTTCTAAAGAAAGAATCATCTAATATTTTGACTTATAGTACCCTTGGAGTGAGTCGACGTTCAATTTATGGGATCTATCTCCTTCATGGGATCTACTGTCTTGCTACGACCTTCTCTATGGCCTATCTCTTTAGTTATGCTATTTCTCCTTACGTTAGTGAGATATTGGGAAAGTATTCATCTGTCAGCCTTGGAGATTTTACTCTTCTTATTCCATTTAAATTTCTAGGAATACTTTCCTTATTTCTTTTATCGATTATTGTGACATTTTGCTATTCAACGATTGAAGAAAAGAAAATCGGTCTTTCATATTATATTGCGCCAGTTGTGACTTTAATTTTACTTGTCTATTATCAGACAAATTCTATTTTGATTGCACCAGCGATAGTCGGACTATTATTACTACTATTATTGATATTCTATTATCTTCTCCCTATGGCCTTAAGACCATTGCTTGGAGTTAGAAATACATTCTTTAATATGGCGATGCTCTCACTTATAAGAAATAGAACAACGACTATATCAAAGTTCTATATTCTCTTTGTGACTTTCTTTGTTTTAAACCTCATTCCGACAATATTCATGTCGATCAGTTCAGATATTGAAGTTGGGAAGTCGAGTCGTCCTGATTACTTTGTCTTTGATATCCAGGAAGACCAATTTGAACCATTAAAGAAGTATCTAGCTGAAAATAAGATTGAACATTCATCGGTGTCACCAATGATTAGGGGAAGATTAACGGCCATTAATGGTAAAGAAGTTAAGGCCGATGCTAGTGAGAATTCCTCTTTTGAAGGTGAACAAAGAAATAGGGCCTTGAATCGAGGGGTGAATATTAGTTATGAAAATACTCTTAATAGTGCAGAGAGAGTAATCAAAGGAAATTACTTCAAAAATAGTTCTCCTGATGACGAGGTAAATGAAGTATCTCTTGAAACTCGCTATGCCAAGCGTATTGGAGTTGATGTCGGTGATAAGATCTCTTTTGAAATCTTCGATATTAATTTTGACGTGGTGGTAACTTCTATTCGATCTGTGAAATGGACGAGCTTTCTTCCTAATTTCTTCATTGTTTTTGAAGATGGTTTGTTAAACGATGCACCTAAGACATTTCTTACAACTCTAAGTAATGTTAAAAATTACAGCGATATTGTAAAACTAGTTAATGAGTTTAAAAGTTTAAGCATTGTAGATATAAAAGAGATGACTGCCCAAGCACAGAAGTTTCTTTCAATTGTTCAAGTGATTATTATTAATATGGTACTCGTTTTCTTAGTCATTAGTGCTCTATCATTTATTTCACTAACATTTTTTAGTATTAAAATTACACAAGCTGAAAATCAACTTCTAAAATATCTTGGAGTTGGCTTTGCTGAACTTAGAAGAATTCGCGTCACAGAATTTATGACTTTAAGCGCTCTCTCAATCTTGTTGGCCATTATTATTGCTTTTGTCGTGGGGTATATTATTGTTGATGTTTTTCTTGGGATAAGCTTTACGTATGTACCAATTATACTTCTTTTGAACTTTATTCCTTTTCTTGGAATATTCTTTTATAACAAACGGTTTCTATCTTATTAACTAGAAACCGTAGAAGAATCCATTAGTTTTCTCTGATAACTCTTTGAGAAATTTGTAGAGATCATTGCCCCTTGATGAGAAGACCATTTTTCCAACACCAATCGTATTGATCTGAATTGAGCGCCCATTGTGCCAAAGAATATCTTTAATAAGATCTTTGTAATCATCAACTTTCCTCGATCCAGAAATTGTTGGAAGACCATCACTTAAGAGCACGATATCTGTGGCTTCTTTATAGTTACTCATGGCATAGAGCATGGCCGATCTTGTTGGAGTATTTCCTTTAGGTACAAGATTATTTAGAAAGTCATACACTTCTTCTTTTACTCGTAGATTATGAAGTGATTGTGTGACTCCCCATAGAGAGTAATAATCCTGATTAACAGAGTGAGGGTAGTAGACTACATCAACTTTATATTCTTTTCCCATCGATGCAATAAGCATTTTAAGTCCGGCCTTAACTTGTCCAATTTTTTCACCTTGCATCGATCCTGAAACATCGATAATAAATACAATATTCTTACCCTTGAAATTAAAGCCTGTATCAGCCGAGCCATCTCCTTCACTCTGTGATTTTTGAATGATCTCCGACTCTTCCTTAGCCTTTGTTTTAATTTTTTCAAGTTCTGCTTGTAAGGAACTTACTTTCTTTTCAAGCTCTTCCTTGGCAAGCTTTCCTTCACTAATAATTTTTTTCTGATCTTCATTGTCGGTGAGACACTGTTTTAAAAGCTTCTCTTCGTTAGTACATGTAGCCTTAACGATTTTTGACGAGGCCTCAGGGGCTTCATTCTTTGGAACAGAGATAAAGAGAATAATAACAGCACCAAGCGCTCCAGAGAGGAGATCAAGAAAGGATATATTGAATACGTTAATTTCTTTTCTTTTCATTATGCGATTTCAATCTTGTTAATTAGGTTTTCAATTACATATTCTTTACTTTTTACATGAAAGCTATCTGTCTTTCTTTGAAGATCATGAAAGAGCCACATTAGAACAATACTCAGAACAAGGGCAACTAAAGTAGTATCAAAGGCCACTCCAAGAGTCAGTGCAATTGCATTCATATCTTTACTATTAGCTATCATCAGGGCCTGAGAAATACCTAGAACAGTTCCAATGAAACCAAGAGAGGGGATGGCCCAAAGCAGGTAACGAATATTGGTCTGCTCCATCTCTGATGTTTCACGGTGAAGGTCTGTCATAATATTTAAGACGTCGAGTACTTCTGAGATATTTCTTGTACTTCTAAATTTCGCACAACTATTCCTGATTAATTGAGTCAGAAGAGTTTTTGTGTGTTTTGCTTCAAATTCTTTAATTGAGAGGTAAAGATCATAAACATCAGTTGCCATAAGAAGATGCTTTTCGTTCTTAGGTAAGAGATCGGCCTTGAAGTAAGAAGTCTCAGCCGTCACTTTTCTATTAAGTTTATTGATTTCTAAAATTGCCCAAACAAAGGCGACATAAGTGATCCACTGAATATAACCGCCACCACTGAAGTCTCCACCTAGAAGTAGAATGATTCGTTGAGTTGTTTTAAATTGTGCACCATCGATGAGGAGATTGAGGATATTCATTACTACAGAAAAAACAGTTCCTGACAGAAGTGCTTTTGTAATATTGATTACTTCTTTCTTTGTAAGCATATTTTTACCTTTTATAGATTTATTTGTTTTTGGGGAAGAATCTTATACAATTTATTGTAATGATATTAAGGAGAAAGATAAGTGGGCAAAAAAGAAGAGACTAAAAAGTCATCTGAAAAAAAACAAGTAAGTGGTGAACTTTGTGTAAGAACGCTTGCAATGCCAGGGGACACAAATCCTAATGGTGATATTTTCGGTGGTTGGGTTCTATCTCAAATGGATATTGCTGGAGGTATCTTCTCGGGTAAACATTGTCATGGAAGAACGGTAACGGTTGCTATCGAGTCGATGACATTCTTAAAACCTGTATTAGTAGGGGATGTTCTTTGTTGTTACTGTGATCTTATTAAAGAAGGAAATTCATCAATCACTTTAAAAATAGAAGCTTGGACTATTCGTCGTTTTGAGACAGAAAGAGTTCTTGTTACTGAAGGTGTTTTCACATACGTTGCTGTAGATGAAGAGAGACGCCCTCGCTCAATTCATTCATTTAGCACAAAGTAGGAATTATGGAAGTTTTAAATGTAGATAGTTTATCGAAGAGTTACTCTGGGAATCAGGCCCTTAGTAATTTTTCAATTTCTTTAAATAGAGGTGAGGTTATTGCTCTTTTAGGCCCAAATGGTGCAGGAAAGACTACCTTTGTAAAATCAATCCTAGGCTTACTTAAAGCTGATTCTGGGACTATTAAGTTCTTTGATGTGGAAAGTGATAGTGTATCAAGATCAAAGGTAAGTTACCTCCCTGAGAAGTTTACGTTTTATCCTTATTTTACAATTGAAGCCACGCTGAGATTCTATGCTGATATGTATAATATCAAAAGTAATCGCCAAGAGATAATTGATAATGCTCTTAGAAAATTGGGGATACTCGATATTAAAGGCAAGAAAATCTCTGATATTTCTAAAGGACAACTACAAAGAGTTGGACTAGCTTGTGTCACAATGGGAAGCCATGAGTTTATCATTCTTGATGAACCATTTTCTGGACTTGATCCAATTGGAATCAAAGAAGTTAAGGATCTTTGTGTCGATCTAAAAAAATCTGGTAAGACTCTTCTCATCAACTCTCATATCCTTGCAGAAATGGAGAAGATGGCCGACAGGGTAATTATTCTAAACAAGGGAAAGACTCTTGCTTTTGGTTCTGTTGATGAGGTTCGTGGAGATATGAGCCTTGAAGATAAGTTTTTCAAATTAGTAAAAGATGGTGAAGCGCATGCTTAATTACTCATTAGTTCAAAATACAATACAAAAAGAAATTCGTAATAAGGGTGTAATCTTCCTTTTCTTGATGACTCTTATTTCTCTATACCTAGGGCACAGCTTGGCGGTTGGAGTGAAAGAGTATGTTGATGAGGCTAATATGAGTGCTCTTATTGCAAACTCAACGCAAGCGATCATCATTACGTTTGTTTCAACAATTTCAATTTTCGTTTCAATTATTATTGGTATTAGCGCGATTAGAAGTGATCAGTCTTTAAGAATCTTACCTCAGATCTTGAGTTTTCCAATTTCAAGACTAACTTATATTATGAGTCGAATCACAGGTGCTTGGGCACTTAGTGTGATCTTTTACGCGATCACTGTGACATTTGGGATATTGATCTTGAAATTCTCTGGGGCAATGAAGGTTGATTTCTTGTCGATGCTCATGACTTTTGGGCTAATGCTCTTATCTCTACTAACAGTTACATTTGTAGCTAGCTTTATCTCTGTTTACTTAAATAAGATTGCATCATTCATTTTAACAATCGTATTCTATCTTATTTCAAAATTTTCTTACTATAACTTTATCAATGGTGGTTTTGAGAAAGCAGAGTTCTCTATTTCTAAAGTTCTTGGACTCTTTGCCCATTATTGTTTACCAAGAATAGGAGAGTTAAATTACTTCAGTGAAGGCTACTTAAGCGGGAAGACATTTGATTCTACATCTCTCGTTCTCGCTTTGGTGCACTTTTTCTGTGTTATAATTATTTGGGGATATATTTTTAAATTCCTTTTTGAGCGTAGGGAAATTTGATTTGAAAAAAATATTTATCTTCCACACAAATACAACTGCATCAGGTGCTATTGCGAATCTTTTAAAGGTTCAATATGGCGTCGAATCAATTTGCGATGATGACTTTGACAATGCCCTAAGACAACTTAAAGCTTGGGAATTTCCTCTTATTATCACTGTTGATAAAATCAAGGATGAAGAGGATCGTGTTGTTGAATCAGCTTCTAATTTTCTAAATATTATTACAGATAATTCTTATGAGAGTAAGGTTCTCGTGCTTGGCGAGTTAGATGTTTCGTTTGGGAATTATTCGACAATGAAATTTGATGCTGACTGTGATGATATTTGTCGCGAAGTAGTGAAAATTTTAAATATTACCAAAGAAGAAATTGAATTTGTAAAGCAACCCGATTATCTCGCCATTCCGATTCAAAATTTCTATCAGTTAAACAATCCTTGTGCTGATATCTATATTCGAATTAAGAAGCAGGGAGGCGATCAGTTTGTTAAGAGAATTAATGCTGATGAGGAGATGGATAAGGGAATTGTAAAAAAATATGAGTCGATGAATCTTACTGAACTCTATGTGAAGAAAGAGAATTTTTCTCATTTAATGAATCAAATTCTAAATCAATCAATTAAAAGAATTGTTGAAGCACACCGAGCAGGTGAAAATATTTTAGAGGTGAGTTCTGACTCATTTGAAATATCACAGAACTTTATTGAACAATTAGGAGTTACTCCAGGGACCATTAAAATGGCCAAGACGTCAATTAAGTCGATGATGAAGACAGTGTCTGCAAACTCTAAATTATCTTCAATCTTGAAGGAAATACTTCAAAACGAATCAAGCTACTCATATAAGAGAAGTTATCTTGTATCGCTCTTTGCCTTCCAGATTATGCCTGAGCTTGGATGGGGAAGAGGAGATCAACTACAGCAGAATCTTGAGAAGATAACTTTTGTTTCTTTCTTTCATGATGCGTATCTTCGTGATGATAAGTTAGTTCGAATCATGAGTGCAGAGGAATTGGAAGCAGCCGATCTTACTGGAGCTGAAAAAACTCTTATTTTAGAGCATGCAAATAGGGCCTCGACTTTGGTTCAGGGGATTCCTCAATGTCCGGCGGGAATTGATGTTATTATCAGGCAGCATCATGGTTCAGCGAATGGAATTGGATTTCCTTCGACTCTGACTTCGAGTATTTCTCCAATGGCAGTTGTATTCATTGTTTTAGAAGATTTCTCTGATAGAATTTTAAGAAGTGTCTATAATAAAGAAAAGGTTTCAATTGCTGAAACCCTTTCAAAATTAGAAGAAAAATATAAACTACCGAGTTTTAAAAAAGTTATTGAGCTTTTAAAAAACTTACTAGTTAAGTAATTTATTTCTAACAAGATCAGTAAAATACATTGCGATTGCCATAATGAAAAAGAAGGCGATAACACCCGTTGCGCCTGTTGCAATATTGGCAATTGCTGGTCCCGGACAAAGTCCAATTAATCCCCAACCAATCCCAAAAAGAATCGGGCCAGCGATAACTTGTAGGTCAAGTTCCTTCTTCGTTGGTAAGAAGAATGTATCTTCACAAATTGGTGCACTTTTCTTTAGTACAAGGGGGAAGGCCACAAATGTGATGAGAAGAGCGCCGCCCATTACTAATGCTAGAGAAGGGTCCCATTCACGTGTGATATTTAAGAAGCCTTTTACCTTTTCTGGAGACATCATTCCTGAAAGTCCAAGGCCTATTCCAAAAATTAATCCACTTAGTAGAGAGTATAGTTTTTTCATTTCTTAATCCTTAGTTCGTGATAAATACAGTTACAAATCCTGCGGCCATAAATAGTAGTGTGGCAATAATTGATCTTTTAGACTTTCGTGAAAGTCCACAAATCCCGTGTCCACTTGTACAACCATTTCCAAGTGCCGTTCCAATTCCAACAAAGATTGCAGCGATGATAAGTTTCGGGTTGATCTCTGTGATAGCAGAAGCATTGATTGGAGCAGAGGCAATGTTGTTGTAGATAAGTCCTCCAGCAATGAGACCCACGATGAAGAGAAGACGTACTAGTCTGTCGTCATTTGTTTTCGACGTGAACATTCCTTTGAGGATACCACTAATTCCGGCAATTCTTCCTGTCGTTAGTAGAAAGAGTGTTGAAGCGAGTCCAATCAAAAGGCCTCCAGAGAGACTTTCAAGTGGAGTGAAGTTAACAATTGTCATAAGAACTCCTAGTTACAATATATATCGTGTAGAGATTGAATGAGAGAGTACATTTTTTGATCGCAAATTTGGTAGTAACTCCATTTGCCATCTTTTCTTATTCTTACAATTTTCTTGTCTTCAAATTTCTTCAGGTATTGCGAAATTTGGGACTGCGATAACTGTGTTAGTTCTTCGAGCTCAGAAACTGACTTCTCCCCATCACACAGAAAACATAGTATCTTCAAGCGTCCTTCGTGAGCGAGGAGCTTTAAATTTTCTGCGACAATAGGAGCTTTTTTGAGTACCTTATTCATATACACATATTATAATATATTAATATGTGTATCAAGAAAAAAGGCCTTGATTAAGGCCTTGAATTCATTAGTGTCTATGACTTACTTGATTCGTAATCTTAGTCAAAACCATATCCATCGTCTTATATAAACTATCTGATTCAGCCTTTGCCACAAAACTTTCTGACTTATTTTTAATTATGGCCTCGGCTACCTGAGTGTCTTTTTCAATCCAACAAGTCCAGTTTATTGTAGCCTCGGGATTAAAGAATTTTTGGAGTTTTTCGCTTTTTGATCTGATTTTTTCATCTAAAGCTTCAGTGTGTTCAAGATTTCTAAACGTGATAGTACATTTCATTGAGAACCTCCTTGGATGAAAGGCAAAGAAATGCCAGATACTTGTTATCTTAAGCATCTCTAGCTAATATATATTAGACCATTTTTTTATAGCCATAGGAAAGAAACATTTTCTTACACAGTAAAAATATCTACATATATTAGGAGAATTCATGGAAATTAAAAGAGTTTGTATTATTGATGGAGCGAGAATTCCATTCACACGTTCTGGAGCAAATTACATGGGAATTAGCAATAAGAAGCTGATGACTGGTGCGCTTACTGAACTTGTTAATAAACTGTCTTTAAAAGGTAAGGAAGTTGGTGAGGTTGCCCTTGGAGCTGTTTCCAAGCACGCGTATGACTTCTCTCTTGCAAGAGAATGTACAATTGAAGCAGGCTTATCTTTTTCAACTCCTGCAACAGATCTTCAAAAAGCATGTGGAACTTCCTTAGAAGCAGTCATCATGCTTGCAAATAAAATCGCTCTTGGACAAATTGATAGTGCTATCGCTGGTGGAGTTGATACTAACTCTGATATCCCAGTAGAATTTCAAAAAACTTTTTCTGACAAAATGGCAAAGGTAAACTACGCAAGGTCAACAGGCGATAAGCTTAAGGCCCTGATGGCAATTAGGCCAGGGGACCTTGCTCCAAATTTTCCAGCAGTAAAAGAGCCAAGAACAGGTATGTCGATGGGTGAGAGTTGTGAAGAGATGGCAAAAACATGGAAGATTTCTCGGGAGGATCAGGATCAACTAGCTCTTGAATCACACCAAAAAGCTGCGAAAGCTTATGATGAAGGTTTCTTTAGTGATATGGTTTACCCTTTTGGAACTTTAAAGAAAGATGGAATCGTAAGAGGCGATACAACAATGGAAAAGATGGCAAAACTTAAGCCAGCTTTCGATAAAACTTCAGGTGCGGGAACTTTAACAGCTGCAAATTCAACTTCACTTTCTGATGGTGCTGCTTGTGTTTTCCTTTGTAGTGAAGAATATGCTAAAGCCCACGGTCTACACGTTAAGGCTTACTTTAAAATTGGAATTTCAAGTGCCGTTAATTATATCAATGATGAAGGGCTTCTAATGGCACCAGCCTACGCTGTTCCAAAGATGCTTGGTAAAGTTGATATGAGACTTCAAGACTTTGATTTTTACGAAATCCATGAGGCCTTCGCTGCTCAAGTTCTTTGTACTTTAAAAGCATGGGAATCAGAAGAGTTTTGTAGAACAAAACTTGGACTTGATAGTGCTCTAGGTTCAATTGATAGAACAAAGATGAATGTGAAAGGTGGAAGTTTAGCACTTGGCCACCCATTTGCTGCTACTGGTGCACGTATTGTGGCAACTCTTGCAAAACTATTAGATGAGAAAGGAAGCGGGACGGGACTTATTTCAATTTGTACAGCAGGTGGAATGGGCGTAACTGCAATCCTAGAAAAATAATGACTAGTTTCATCTCTCGCGACAGCTTAACTATTACTCTTGGATCTTTAGAGCTCCAAAAGCTAGTCTGCGTCGAGAGAGATGCTTCATTTTCTGAGATTATTGAGAAAATGAATGAAGAATCGATTGGTTCTATCGGTGTCATCGAAAACTCAAAGCTTATTGGTATCATCACAGAAAAAGACTTCCTTACAAAGTTTCATCGCATTAAGGAATGTTGTGATAGTGATTCAGAAATTGATATCACGACAGTCATGACAAAGAACCCAATTGTTTTTTCTGAAGAAAAAGATTTATTGGCAGCAATGAAAGTCATGACATCACACGACTTTAGACATCTTCCGATAAGAAAAGGAGATTCTCTTGAGATTATTTCCGTAAGAGATATTTTAAATATTATTTGCGAGAGTTTTAAGGATGACCTTTCAAAATACCAACCAATTAAACATTGGAATAAGGAAGAGCCGGCACTGCAGGAAATTGATATTCTCGAATTTCCTCGCAAGGGCAATGGTATATCTGCCGCCGTTTTTGAAACACCTTTAAAGAGAATCTTTAATCCGAACTTTATTCATATCGACTATGCTGAAACAGTTGAAGCCTTGATAAATAAAATGGTTTCAAATGAAGTTCATGTAGCATTCGTCATGGAATATGAAACAGCATTTATTGGTATCATTACTGAGCGTGATTTATTAAAAAAGGTTTACTCTAAGGAAATTCCTTTAAATGCGCCCACTTCTGATTTAATGACACCTCTTCCTGACTTTCTATCTGTAACTCATCAGTTTGGAAATGCTCTTAAAAATATGCAGGCTTTCGACTACCGCAATATGCCAATCGTTGGTCAAGACGGCTATCCAATAGGGAATGTAACTCTTTTAGATTTAATGGGACTATTTTATTCGCAACTTGTAGATTTAGATTAAGTAAGTAATTCTTCTACAAATTTCTCTGTCTCAACCGAAGCATTACCAACAAGATGAAAATCAAAACTATCTGAGATTTGAGTGGACTCAAGATTAATTTCAATCGTCTGAACGCCTCTTTCTCTGGCCGTATCCACGAACATGGCCGCAGGGTAAACATGCCCCGATGTTCCAATAGCTACAAAGAGGTCACAAGAATGTAATTCAGTATCAATT contains:
- a CDS encoding ABC transporter permease; the encoded protein is MLNYSLVQNTIQKEIRNKGVIFLFLMTLISLYLGHSLAVGVKEYVDEANMSALIANSTQAIIITFVSTISIFVSIIIGISAIRSDQSLRILPQILSFPISRLTYIMSRITGAWALSVIFYAITVTFGILILKFSGAMKVDFLSMLMTFGLMLLSLLTVTFVASFISVYLNKIASFILTIVFYLISKFSYYNFINGGFEKAEFSISKVLGLFAHYCLPRIGELNYFSEGYLSGKTFDSTSLVLALVHFFCVIIIWGYIFKFLFERREI
- a CDS encoding MotA/TolQ/ExbB proton channel family protein, with protein sequence MLTKKEVINITKALLSGTVFSVVMNILNLLIDGAQFKTTQRIILLLGGDFSGGGYIQWITYVAFVWAILEINKLNRKVTAETSYFKADLLPKNEKHLLMATDVYDLYLSIKEFEAKHTKTLLTQLIRNSCAKFRSTRNISEVLDVLNIMTDLHRETSEMEQTNIRYLLWAIPSLGFIGTVLGISQALMIANSKDMNAIALTLGVAFDTTLVALVLSIVLMWLFHDLQRKTDSFHVKSKEYVIENLINKIEIA
- a CDS encoding VWA domain-containing protein, producing MKRKEINVFNISFLDLLSGALGAVIILFISVPKNEAPEASSKIVKATCTNEEKLLKQCLTDNEDQKKIISEGKLAKEELEKKVSSLQAELEKIKTKAKEESEIIQKSQSEGDGSADTGFNFKGKNIVFIIDVSGSMQGEKIGQVKAGLKMLIASMGKEYKVDVVYYPHSVNQDYYSLWGVTQSLHNLRVKEEVYDFLNNLVPKGNTPTRSAMLYAMSNYKEATDIVLLSDGLPTISGSRKVDDYKDLIKDILWHNGRSIQINTIGVGKMVFSSRGNDLYKFLKELSEKTNGFFYGF
- a CDS encoding ABC transporter ATP-binding protein, which produces MEVLNVDSLSKSYSGNQALSNFSISLNRGEVIALLGPNGAGKTTFVKSILGLLKADSGTIKFFDVESDSVSRSKVSYLPEKFTFYPYFTIEATLRFYADMYNIKSNRQEIIDNALRKLGILDIKGKKISDISKGQLQRVGLACVTMGSHEFIILDEPFSGLDPIGIKEVKDLCVDLKKSGKTLLINSHILAEMEKMADRVIILNKGKTLAFGSVDEVRGDMSLEDKFFKLVKDGEAHA
- a CDS encoding ABC transporter ATP-binding protein — translated: MLEIRNINKGFQNDTYTPILQGASLHIGSGQKVAILGKSGSGKSTLLTLISGIALPESGNILIDGEDITTLGEDARAKFRSHHISIIFQDYKLIDHLNALENVALPLRLNNISDYEAQAKLMLDKVGLGERVHSFPETLSGGERQRVAIARALALNSKVILADEPNANLDIETGHEVMGLLFDLVKEFDRTLILVTHDRDLALKCDTTYSLSKGLLEKMP
- a CDS encoding helix-turn-helix transcriptional regulator, translating into MNKVLKKAPIVAENLKLLAHEGRLKILCFLCDGEKSVSELEELTQLSQSQISQYLKKFEDKKIVRIRKDGKWSYYQICDQKMYSLIQSLHDIYCN
- a CDS encoding HPF/RaiA family ribosome-associated protein, with the translated sequence MKCTITFRNLEHTEALDEKIRSKSEKLQKFFNPEATINWTCWIEKDTQVAEAIIKNKSESFVAKAESDSLYKTMDMVLTKITNQVSHRH
- a CDS encoding YeeE/YedE family protein; amino-acid sequence: MTIVNFTPLESLSGGLLIGLASTLFLLTTGRIAGISGILKGMFTSKTNDDRLVRLLFIVGLIAGGLIYNNIASAPINASAITEINPKLIIAAIFVGIGTALGNGCTSGHGICGLSRKSKRSIIATLLFMAAGFVTVFITN
- a CDS encoding acetyl-CoA C-acetyltransferase, which encodes MEIKRVCIIDGARIPFTRSGANYMGISNKKLMTGALTELVNKLSLKGKEVGEVALGAVSKHAYDFSLARECTIEAGLSFSTPATDLQKACGTSLEAVIMLANKIALGQIDSAIAGGVDTNSDIPVEFQKTFSDKMAKVNYARSTGDKLKALMAIRPGDLAPNFPAVKEPRTGMSMGESCEEMAKTWKISREDQDQLALESHQKAAKAYDEGFFSDMVYPFGTLKKDGIVRGDTTMEKMAKLKPAFDKTSGAGTLTAANSTSLSDGAACVFLCSEEYAKAHGLHVKAYFKIGISSAVNYINDEGLLMAPAYAVPKMLGKVDMRLQDFDFYEIHEAFAAQVLCTLKAWESEEFCRTKLGLDSALGSIDRTKMNVKGGSLALGHPFAATGARIVATLAKLLDEKGSGTGLISICTAGGMGVTAILEK
- a CDS encoding DUF6691 family protein; the encoded protein is MKKLYSLLSGLIFGIGLGLSGMMSPEKVKGFLNITREWDPSLALVMGGALLITFVAFPLVLKKSAPICEDTFFLPTKKELDLQVIAGPILFGIGWGLIGLCPGPAIANIATGATGVIAFFFIMAIAMYFTDLVRNKLLN
- a CDS encoding ABC transporter permease, with the protein product MIFRYSFSLLKKNFLITCLMVMNLFIGVLMPIGLYSYKNTINDIFQKGGQGIIGGDLKISSRIKPRDESLKGIDEFLGDEIVSKSELKSLFSMGSANDKIGMLNLVTVKGEFPYYGTIKTKNGTSLTDLSDFELLVKPEVLLKFGVAIGNTIDISGYKFKIVDTITKDVNEGMQIAQMAPKVYVSEKSVMDAGLISEGSTIFYSYIYKLKQELIRDRYVALKDKILDTNIRFTRAAGANDMFSRSLNIVFDFSQIIFLCGILISVSAFAFIYRYFLKKESSNILTYSTLGVSRRSIYGIYLLHGIYCLATTFSMAYLFSYAISPYVSEILGKYSSVSLGDFTLLIPFKFLGILSLFLLSIIVTFCYSTIEEKKIGLSYYIAPVVTLILLVYYQTNSILIAPAIVGLLLLLLLIFYYLLPMALRPLLGVRNTFFNMAMLSLIRNRTTTISKFYILFVTFFVLNLIPTIFMSISSDIEVGKSSRPDYFVFDIQEDQFEPLKKYLAENKIEHSSVSPMIRGRLTAINGKEVKADASENSSFEGEQRNRALNRGVNISYENTLNSAERVIKGNYFKNSSPDDEVNEVSLETRYAKRIGVDVGDKISFEIFDINFDVVVTSIRSVKWTSFLPNFFIVFEDGLLNDAPKTFLTTLSNVKNYSDIVKLVNEFKSLSIVDIKEMTAQAQKFLSIVQVIIINMVLVFLVISALSFISLTFFSIKITQAENQLLKYLGVGFAELRRIRVTEFMTLSALSILLAIIIAFVVGYIIVDVFLGISFTYVPIILLLNFIPFLGIFFYNKRFLSY
- a CDS encoding acyl-CoA thioesterase: MGKKEETKKSSEKKQVSGELCVRTLAMPGDTNPNGDIFGGWVLSQMDIAGGIFSGKHCHGRTVTVAIESMTFLKPVLVGDVLCCYCDLIKEGNSSITLKIEAWTIRRFETERVLVTEGVFTYVAVDEERRPRSIHSFSTK